In a single window of the Aminomonas paucivorans DSM 12260 genome:
- a CDS encoding DMT family transporter — protein sequence MGFWGLVLSLGTAGLWAASPLLLRLGMVGVAPDEVNPVRSLGFWGASAILLFALDPGSLIPPAPGRVGLPLFANVLLGNILGDVLYFAAIRQIGVSRAVAVSSSYPLVVTLISVLWLGERPSLLALAATGIIVAGLVLLRLEPRESEVHRRLPLRGYLCALAAALCWGLSIPLTKWLVTTGGFTPLGVNFWRSSLLVVLAWSIWLLQTRGRPDLRGQIRRVPLRSWAALAGAGAAGLALGGFAFALALTLAPASLVTPITAASPLLTALVATLFLGDRLRPYQWGGIVLVALGSAAIGLS from the coding sequence ATGGGGTTCTGGGGGCTGGTCCTGAGTCTGGGGACGGCGGGGCTGTGGGCCGCGTCGCCGCTTCTGTTGCGTCTGGGCATGGTGGGCGTCGCCCCGGACGAGGTCAACCCCGTCCGCTCCCTGGGGTTCTGGGGGGCCTCCGCGATCCTGCTGTTTGCCCTGGACCCGGGAAGCCTCATCCCCCCCGCCCCAGGCCGGGTGGGCCTGCCCCTCTTCGCCAACGTGCTCCTGGGGAACATCCTGGGGGACGTGCTCTACTTCGCGGCGATCCGGCAGATCGGGGTGAGTCGTGCGGTGGCCGTCTCCAGTTCCTACCCCCTGGTGGTGACCCTGATCTCCGTGCTGTGGCTGGGGGAACGGCCGTCCCTCCTGGCCCTTGCGGCCACGGGGATCATCGTGGCGGGGCTGGTGCTGCTGCGCCTGGAGCCCCGGGAATCGGAGGTTCACCGGAGGCTTCCCCTGAGGGGCTACCTCTGTGCCCTGGCGGCGGCCCTCTGCTGGGGCCTGAGCATCCCCCTCACCAAATGGCTGGTCACGACAGGGGGCTTCACCCCCCTGGGGGTGAACTTCTGGCGCTCCTCCCTGCTGGTGGTGCTGGCGTGGAGCATCTGGCTCCTCCAGACCCGGGGACGGCCGGACCTGCGGGGGCAGATCCGCCGGGTTCCCCTGCGCTCCTGGGCGGCCCTGGCAGGGGCGGGAGCGGCGGGGCTGGCCTTGGGGGGCTTCGCCTTCGCCCTGGCCCTGACCCTGGCCCCCGCCTCCCTGGTGACCCCCATCACCGCCGCGAGCCCCCTCCTCACCGCCCTGGTGGCCACCCTCTTCCTGGGAGACCGGCTGCGTCCCTATCAATGGGGAGGCATCGTCCTGGTGGCGCTGGGGTCTGCGGCCATCGGCCTGAGCTGA
- a CDS encoding nucleoside recognition domain-containing protein — MDGTMPSLKVSLGRGWRLGLDTTWMLVKITLPVYVAVSLLGATPVLGWVARACEPLMDLFGLPGEAAMVLVVGNALNLYAAIGAMKALSLTHAQVTILALMLSFSHNLFVETALCRKLGLSIPLVVGVRLLMAVAAGLSLRALLGAA, encoded by the coding sequence ATGGACGGAACGATGCCTTCCCTGAAGGTCTCCCTGGGGCGGGGGTGGCGGTTGGGGCTGGACACCACCTGGATGCTGGTGAAGATCACCCTGCCGGTGTACGTGGCGGTGTCCCTCCTGGGGGCCACCCCGGTTCTGGGGTGGGTGGCCCGGGCCTGCGAGCCTCTCATGGACCTCTTCGGCCTTCCCGGAGAGGCCGCCATGGTGCTGGTGGTGGGCAACGCCCTGAACCTCTACGCCGCCATCGGGGCCATGAAGGCCCTCTCCCTGACCCACGCCCAGGTGACCATCCTGGCGCTGATGCTCTCCTTCTCCCACAACCTCTTCGTGGAGACCGCCCTGTGCCGCAAGCTGGGGCTCTCCATCCCCCTGGTGGTGGGGGTGCGCCTCCTGATGGCCGTCGCGGCGGGGTTGTCCCTGCGGGCCCTCCTGGGGGCGGCGTGA
- a CDS encoding nucleoside recognition domain-containing protein — protein sequence MDLLLRVAWGGLRSVVTLGVIVIPLMVLMQLARDYRVLERLLGLFSPFARLLGISRRASLPLVVGLAFGLAYGAGVIVQASREGGLSLKDRFLLVLFLVGCHAVVEDTLVFVAVGANGWVLLLSRLGAAVGLTALAARCLPDGVFREGEPLGGA from the coding sequence ATGGATCTGCTGCTTCGGGTGGCCTGGGGGGGGTTGCGCTCCGTGGTCACCCTGGGGGTCATCGTCATTCCCCTCATGGTGCTGATGCAGCTGGCCCGGGATTACCGGGTCCTGGAACGGCTCCTGGGGCTCTTCTCCCCCTTCGCCCGGCTGCTGGGGATCTCCCGGCGGGCGAGCCTGCCCCTGGTGGTGGGGCTGGCCTTCGGGCTGGCCTACGGGGCGGGGGTGATCGTCCAGGCCTCCCGGGAGGGGGGGCTCTCCCTGAAGGATCGGTTTCTGCTGGTGCTCTTCCTGGTGGGGTGCCACGCGGTGGTGGAGGACACCCTGGTGTTCGTGGCGGTGGGGGCCAACGGGTGGGTGCTCCTGCTCTCCCGTCTGGGAGCGGCGGTGGGGCTCACCGCCCTGGCGGCCCGGTGCCTTCCTGACGGGGTCTTTCGGGAGGGGGAACCCCTGGGGGGAGCCTGA